CGACGCGCCGCACCTCAAACAGGCACGCGCCATCCTCGCCCGCTCGCAAGGTTGAGTCCCGTGCCCCTTCATGGTCCGCAACGGGCCTCAGGAGGCCCTCTTGGCGTGGTTTGGGTGATTTTGTCGGAAAACTGTAATTTGCGTGTTGACGGTATTGGGTGATGGGCCTAGATGGGTGTCACCGCAGCGGTGGCCGGCAAGGCCGTCGCGGCAGTCACAACAGACCTGGCGCGCTGACCGCCCCGAGAAAAAGGGGTAAGGGAGCTGTGCCGGTGTTTTTGTCGGCTCTTTGACATTGTTGATTGATGAAGGGACATGTGGGCGGTGGCTCGTGTGTGCGGCGTATTCAAGGCGTTTTGCATGCACGTTAAGCTTTAAGTCGTTCCATGTCCTGTTACATATCCACAGTATATGTGATGTGCAGGAACGGCTCCTTGAGATGGGGTTGCTGACGGGGGATATTCCACCTTCGCTGGCAGCTGACATAAACTTGAGAGTTTGATCATGGCTCAGAACGAACGCTGGCGGCATGCCTAACACATGCAAGTCGAACGATTGCCTTCGGGTGATAGTGGCGCACGGGTGCGTAACGCGTGGGAATCTGCCCTTAGGTTCGGAATAACAGTTGGAAACGACTGCTAATACCGGATGATGACGTTAAGTCCAAAGATTTATCGCCTAAGGATGAGCCCGCGTAGGATTAGCTAGTTGGTGTGGTAAGAGCGCACCAAGGCGACGATCCTTAGCTGGTCTGAGAGGATGATCAGCCACACTGGGACTGAGACACGGCCCAGACTCCTACGGGAGGCAGCAGTGGGGAATATTGGACAATGGGCGAAAGCCTGATCCAGCAATGCCGCGTGAGTGATGAAGGCCTTAGGGTTGTAAAGCTCTTTTACCCGGGATGATAATGACAGTACCGGGAGAATAAGCTCCGGCTAACTCCGTGCCAGCAGCCGCGGTAATACGGAGGGAGCTAGCGTTGTTCGGAATTACTGGGCGTAAAGCGCACGTAGGCGGCTTTGTAAGTTAGAGGTGAAAGCCTGGAGCTCAACTCCAGAATTGCCTTTAAGACTGCATCGCTTGAATCCAGGAGAGGTGAGTGGAATTCCGAGTGTAGAGGTGAAATTCGTAGATATTCGGAAGAACACCAGTGGCGAAGGCGGCTCACTGGACTGGTATTGACGCTGAGGTGCGAAAGCGTGGGGAGCAAACAGGATTAGATACCCTGGTAGTCCACGCCGTAAACGATGATAACTAGCTGTCCGGGGACTTGGTCTTTGGGTGGCGCAGCTAACGCATTAAGTTATCCGCCTGGGGAGTACGGCCGCAAGGTTAAAACTCAAATGAATTGACGGGGGCCTGCACAAGCGGTGGAGCATGTGGTTTAATTCGAAGCAACGCGCAGAACCTTACCAGCGTTTGACATGTCCGGACGATTCCCAGAGATGGGTCTCTTTCCTTCGGGAACTGGAACACAGGTGCTGCATGGCTGTCGTCAGCTCGTGTCGTGAGATGTTGGGTTAAGTCCCGCAACGAGCGCAACCCTCGCCTTTAGTTACCATCATTTAGTTGGGGACTCTAAAGGAACCGCCGGTGATAAGCCGGAGGAAGGTGGGGATGACGTCAAGTCCTCATGGCCCTTACGCGCTGGGCTACACACGTGCTACAATGGCGGTGACAGTGGGCAGCAATCCCGCAAGGGTGAGCTAATCTCCAAAAGCCGTCTCAGTTCGGATTGCACTCTGCAACTCGAGTGCATGAAGGCGGAATCGCTAGTAATCGCGGATCAGCATGCCGCGGTGAATACGTTCCCAGGCCTTGTACACACCGCCCGTCACACCATGGGAGTTGGGTTCACCCGAAGGCGTTGCGCTAACTCAGCAATGAGAGGCAGGCGACCACGGTGGGCTTAGCGACTGGGGTGAAGTCGTAACAAGGTAGCCGTAGGGGAACCTGCGGCTGGATCACCTCCTTTCTAAGGATATCGGCGGTCAAGCGCTGCTCGCTTCGGTGGGCAGAGGAGCTTCCTCCATTCCAAAGAACATTTAGCCACCGTCCTCATGTCCCTTCATCAAACTGGAAACGCAGTTTAGCGAGACGAAATAGCGCAAGCTATTTCGCACGCGGCCACGTTCGGCCAGCGCGGCATAGCGCGCCATAAGGCGCAGCTTTGCTGCGACTGACGGCGTGCGGTTTTTGGGCCGGTAGCTCAGGTGGTTAGAGCGCACGCCTGATAAGCGTGAGGTCGTAGGTTCAACTCCTACTCGGCCCACCATTATCAAGCGTCAGCATCCAGCCAGCGCCGCGGGCAAAGCCCGCGTCGTCGATCCTGCTGCGCAGGTCGGCCGTGCTGGCGCAATGCGCACCAGCTTCGCTGCCGCGTCTTTGCGCTGGCGCAATGGGGCCTTAGCTCAGCTGGGAGAGCGGTTGCTTTGCAAGCATCAGGTCATCGGTTCGATCCCGATAGGCTCCACCACCGCCACAGCGATTTTCCAGATTTGATGAAGACACCGGTTCCGGCGTAGCGATACGCCGGTAAATGGGGGCCTCAAGCTCCCTCTTTGACATTGTGAATGGGTTCTTAAAATCGATGCCGTGATGGTGTCGGTTTGGACAAACGACCGTGAGGGTCGGCCGCAAGGCTGGCACGAACGAGCGTCTCCAAGCTGACTTCAATCACTTAATGGATTGCGAGAGAGGCGGGTGCGCAAGCGCCTGACCGAAACGCAATTCCAAACAATCTGGCTGAGATTATAATCATCCGCATCAAGACGGCATCGGCAACGGTGCCCGGTAAAACCACGCTGCACTGCTCTGCCGAGTTTCGTGTCGTCGCCTGACAGGCGTCGATCCAGTGTTGTCGTTGGTGGTGTGGACTCTCAAGCGTGAGGTAAGGGCAATTCGTGGATGCCTTGGCACATACAGGCGATGAAGGACGTGGCACGCTGCGATAAGCTGCGGTGAGGTGTGAGCAACCTTTGACCCGCAGATTTCCGAATGGGGAAACCCACCTATCCGTTTAACTAGCTGAGCCGCTCGGCGGCACGCTTCATGCGTGTCGCCTGGAGGCTTATCTGGTTAGGCGGGAACAGGTATCACTTAGCTGAATAAAATAGGCTTCGTGAAGCGAACCCGGTGAACTGAAACATCTCAGTAGCTGGAGGAAAAGACATCAACCGAGATTCCGTTAGTAGTGGCGAGCGAACGCGGACCAGGCCAGTGCCTGACATTCAACTAGCAGAAGCTTCTGGAAAGTAGCGCCATAGCGGGTGACAGCCCCGTATGCGAAAGTGATGTGTCAGGACTCGAGTAGGGCGGAACACGTGTAATTCTGTCTGAACATAGGGGGACCACCCTCTAAGCCTAAATACTCGTATGTGACCGATAGCGAACTAGTACCGTGAGGGAAAGGTGAAAAGCACCCCGATGAGGGGAGTGAAACAGTACCTGAAACGGATTGCCTACAAGCAGTTGGAGGGGTCTTGAGCCCTGACAGCGTACCTCTTGCATAATGGGTCTGTGACTTAATGTTTCAAGCAAGCTTAAGCCGTTAGGTGTAGGCGCAGCGAAAGCGAGTCTGAATAGGGCGCCATAGTTTGAAGTATTAGACCCGAAACCCGGCGATCTAGGCATGACCAGGATGAAGGTGCAGTAACATGCACTGGAGGTCCGAACCGATTAACGTTGAAAAGTTACCGGATGAGTTGTGTTTAGGGGTGAAAGGCCAATCAAGCCGGGAAATAGCTGGTTCTCCGCGAAAACTATTGAGGTAGTGCCTCGGATGGACACCCTAGGGGGTAGAGCACTGGATGGTTGCGGGGGTCGCGAGATCTACCAACACTAACCAAACTCCGAATACCTAGGAGTGATATCCGGGAGACAGACGGCGGGTGCTAAGGTCCGTCGTCAAAAGGGAAACAGCCCTGACCTACAGCTAAGGTCCCCAAGTCATCACTAAGTGGGAAAGCATGTGGAAATCCCAAAACAACCAGGAGGTTGGCTTAGAAGCAGCCATCCTTTAAAGAAAGCGTAACAGCTCACTGGTCTAAACAAGGGTTTCTGCGGCGAAGATGTAACGGGGCTAAAGTGATGCACCGAAGCTTAGGGTGTGGCGTAAGCCACGCGGTAGCGGAGCGTTCCGTAGGCCGTTGAAGCGATCTGGTAATGGGTCGTGGAGGTATCGGAAGTGCGAATGCAGACATGAGTAGCGATAAAGAGGGTGAGATGCCCTCTCGCCGAAAGACCAAGGGTTCCTGCGCAAGGCTAATCCGCGCAGGGTGAGCCGGCCCCTAAGACGAGCCCGAAGGGGGTAGTCGATGGGAACCACGTTAATATTCGTGGGCCTGGTGGTGTGTGACGGATGGTGTGTGTTGTACGTCCTTATCGGATTGGACGTGCTTCGAAACTGTTCCAGGAAATAGCCCCACCGTATAGACCGTACCCGAAACCGACACAGGTGGTCAGGTAGAGTATACCAAGGCGCTTGAGAGAAGTGTCCTGAAGGAACTCGGCAAATTGCCTCCGTACCTTCGGAAGAAGGAGGCCCTCACAGCGCGCAAGCGTTATGAGGGGGCACAGGCCAGGGGGTAGCGACTGTTTAGCAAAAACACAGGGCTCTGCTAAGTCGGCTTCAAGACGACGTATAGGGCCTGACGCCTGCCCGGTGCCTGAAGGTTAAGTGGAGGGGTGCAAGCTCTGAAATGAAGCCCAGGTAAACGGCGGCCGTAACTATAACGGTCCTAAGGTAGCGAAATTCCTTGTCGGGTAAGTTCCGACCTGCACGAATGGCGTAACGACTTCCCCACTGTCTCCAGGACATGCTCAGCGAAATTGAATTCTCCGTGAAGATGCGGAGTACCCGCGGTTAGACGGAAAGACCCCGTGCACCTTTACTGCAGCTTCAGAGTGGCATTAGGAAAGAACTGTGTAGCATAGGTGGGAGGCTTTGAAGCATCGGCGCCAGCTGATGTGGAGCCATAGGTGAAATACCACCCTGTTGTTTTCTGATGTCTAACCTCGTTCCGTAAGCCGGAACAGGGACCCTCTGTGGCGGGTAGTTTGACTGGGGCGGTCGCCTCCTAAAGAGTAACGGAGGCGCGCGATGGTGGGCTCAGGCCGGTTGGAAACCGGCTGTTAGAGTGCAATGGCATAAGCCCGCCTGACTGCGAGACTGACAAGTCGAGCAGAGACGAAAGTCGGTCATAGTGATCCGGTGGTCCCTCGTGGAAGGGCCATCGCTCAACGGATAAAAGGTACGCCGGGGATAACAGGCTGATAACCCCCAAGAGCTCATATCGACGGGGTTGTTTGGCACCTCGATGTCGGCTCATCACATCCTGGGGCTGGAGCAGGTCCCAAGGGTTTGGCTGTTCGCCAATTAAAGTGGTACGTGAGCTGGGTTCAGAACGTCGCGAGACAGTTTGGTCCCTATCTGCCGTGGGCGTCGAAATTTGAGAGGAGTTGACCCTAGTACGAGAGGACCGGGTTGAACGTACCTCTGGTGTACCTGTCGTCGTGCCAACGGCGCAGCAGGGTAGCTATGTACGGACGGGATAACCGCTGAAAGCATCTAAGCGGGAAGCCTCCCTCGAGATAAGATTTCACAGGACGGTCGGAGACCACGACCTTGATAGATCGGATGTGGAAGTGCGGTAACGCATGGAGCTAACCGATACTAATTGTCCTATTCGCGCTTGAGAGTTGCACACCATCAATGACAATCCTGGGTCTCGGCCCAAATGTCAGCGATGTACGTGGATGACCAATAGCTCGACGCCAGAATAAACCTTCACACAACCAGCGCCCGGTGTTCCGGGTTGCTGGCAGACAAGGTGCATCGATTTTAAGGAGCCCATCGCAATGAAACGCGGTGGGTCCCAAAAGCCCAAACCGCATCGAAGTACCACTTCGATGTGATACCCGCATCCGCCCGCTTCATTGCCTGGTGGCTATAGCGTCGGTGTCCCACCCGATCCCATCCCGAACTCGGCCGTGAAACCCGACTGCGCCAATGGTACTATCGCTCAAGCGATGGAAGAGTAGGTCGTCGCCAGGCATTGCAGCCGGCGGGTGCAGATCAAGGCTTGGAACCCATCACAACGTCTCCGGTCCCTGGACCACCAACACCCCCGCACACACGCGGGGGCGTTCGTGTCTCCCTGGACCCTCATCCATCAAAGTACCACTTTGATGGACCTCATCGCGGGGTGGAGCAGCCCGGTAGCTCGTCAGGCTCATAACCTGAAGGTCACAGGTTCAAATCCTGTCCCCGCAACCAGCCTGATTTATATCGCCTCCGGGGAATACCTGCGGAGGCTTTTTGCGTTTTCGCGCCAGCGCATAGCGACAGCATCGACGCAAGCTCACCACGTAGTTCGATGGTGAGATCACCATCCTCAACAGCACGAGCCTCAGGCAGTGGTTGGCGTGCCGCTCCTCCACATCGCCGATCCCACGGCCGAACGCGTCAACGCGGTCGGCTTCAAGACGGTCGGACTGCTCGGCACCGCGTTCACGATGGAACATGCCTTCTCAAAGAGCGACGCGCCAAGTTCCGCATCCAACCGCGATGTCGTATGGCTCAGTAGCCATTGGCGGGTGCTGTTGAGCAGTGTGTCCTAGATGAAAATGGCCTTGAGGCCGACCGCGAGGACGTCGAGCGTGCTCAGCGTGCCGTCGACCAGACCCTTATCGATGATGAGATGGAAGAAGATCGAGGAAATCAGCGCCACGATCTGGATGACGAACGATGCGACCAGCACCTGGATGAGGGGCCGCTGATACTTCACGAGGAATGGCAGGAACCAGGTGACGTCGAAAGGTCGCTTGGCGCCCGCAAGCGCCTCGCGCGTCGTCATCAGAACAAGCAGCCTGTCCGCTGTTCCGTGAGCTGATCTTCCGTCCACAAGGCGGGAGCGGGATCGTCGATGCGTTGGACGAGTACTCCTTATGCCGGGATATTTTCCCGCCTGCGCCGGCGGTTTCCACCATCGCGCATCGCTTCGCATGGCCCAAGCGTCCGGTTTCACGTCGGTCAAGTCAAGCTCGTGCTTCCGTTCTCAATAATGATCCAGACTGTGCGGAAACTCGGCAATTGATTCCATCGGGTCGCTGACCGGCGTATGCTGCGTCCATGGCGTACATCGAGGGTCATGCTCGGGACCAAGCACTGCTGCTGCCGGCATCGGTCGAGGACTATGTGGCGGCGGATAGCCCGGTGCGGTTCATCGACGCGTTCGTCGACGACCTCGACCTGGGCGATGCTGGCTTCGTGCGGTCGCAACCGAAGGCGACCGGGCGGCCCGGCTACGATCCGGCCGACATGCTCAAGCTGTACCTGTACGGCTATCTCAACCGGGTGCGGTCGAGCCGGCGCCTGGAAGCGGAGACGACGCGCAACCTCGAGCTGATCTGGCTGCTGCGCGGGTTGCGGCCGGACTACAAGACCATCGCCGACTTTCGTCGCGACAACCGGAGCGCGTTTAAGGCGGTGTTCCGTGCCTTCGTCATCCTGTGTCGCAAGCTCGACCTGTTCGGGCGCGAGCTGCTGGCGGTGGACGGCACGCGGCTGAAGGCGGTGAATAGCCCTGGACGCAACTTTTCCCGCGACAAGCTGGCTAGGTATATCGCCGCAGCCGACGAGCGGCTTGAGGGATATCTGGTCGAGCTGGACGCCATCGACCGCGGCGAGGATGGCCATGGGCCTGGTCGTGGCGAGGTCCTGGCTGCGAAGATCGCCAGGGTGCGCGAGCGGCGGCAGGCGCAGGAGGCGATGCTGGACCAGCTGACCGCCAGCGGTGAGAGCCAGATCTCGCTGACCGACCCGGATGCGCGCGCGATGGTCACGGGTCAAAAGATCACGGTCGGCTACAACTCGCAGGTCGCGGTCGATGCCAAGCACAAGCTCATCGTCGAGCAGCACATCACCAACGCCGCCACGGACATGGGCCTGCTGGCACTTACCGCCGGTGCGGCCAAGGAGGCGCTTGGTGTCGAGCAAATCGATGCGGTTGCCGACATGGGCTATTACAAAGGCGAGGACATTGAGGCGTGTGAGGCGAACGGTATCACGCCCTATGTCGCCCGGCCGAAACGGGGCAGCGCTATCGCCAACGGCCGTTTTCCTAAGGATCTTTTCGCTACGACGCCGAAGCGGACGCGTACCACTGCCCGGGTGGCCGGACGCTCGACATCAGCTATCGCGCGGTGACACGCGGCCACGCCAACATCCAATATTCCAACCCCGCCGCCTGTGCCGCCTGCACCATCAAGCCGCGCTGCACGAGCAGCCGCTGGCGGCGCATCAACCGCTGGGAGAACGAGGCGGTGCTGGACCGCATGGCGACGCGGCTCGCCGCTAGGCCCGGTATCCTGAACGTCCGTCGGAAAACGGTCGAGCATCCCTTCGGCTCGATCAAGCAATGGATGAACCAGGGCGCGTTCCTGATGCGCGGGCTGGAGAAGGTGCGTGCCGAGTTCAGCCTGACCGCGCTCGCCTACAATCTCAGGCGAGCCATCACCCTCATCGGAGTGCCGGGGCTGATCCGGGCGATGCAGGCCTGATCCGGCGCGCCATTTGCGTCGGCACAACGCCAGACATGCGGGCCATCAAGCCATCCCGGCGTCAGCACGGCCGCAAATCCAAATAAGACCGGTCTCTGACCCGCCCGGACGCGAGAAGCGTCAGATGGCGGCCAGCCCGTGAGTTTCCGCACGGTCTGCGACCGGTTTTCAGCAGCTCTCAGGCGGCGCTCAATGTCCGCGATTGGGTCGCGCCGGACTAAAACGAGGCCAAGCATGTTAGAAATAGGGTTCAAACCATAGCCTATCCGCATGGTGGTCCCGCATACCCTCACTTTTCTGTTGCAGATGTTCGCCGGGGAATGAAGTTGAGCGCGACGAACACAATGCCCGCCGCCAGCATTACCACTCCGCACCACAGCACAGGGCCAAACACCCAGCCACGTGCCGCCACGGCGCTACCCAACGCAACAGCCAGAGCAACCCATGCGCCTGCGCGCCATCCGGCTTTGGTCGCGGATGCAAGCCGCCGCCCCGTCAAGCGCTGTTGGTGGTCATCGGTGGCGGAGCCGAGGCACCCGAACGCCAGCACCGCTAGGATAAGGGTCAGCCATGTCATGCCACTGCCTCCAACTTAGACAGAGCATCTGCTCTTGTACGGGCAAGGCGACCCGCACGGACGGGCGGGCGGTAACGCGCCACGCGACGGGCGAGCCAGAGGAATGCGACAGCGAAGACGATCATGGTGAGATCGACGCTCAGGGCAGCAGGTCGCCCGCGCTGATCGAACTGACGGCATTCCACTGTGTGCCGAACACGTTGTAGATCGGCAGCGCGGCCAAAAGCATGCCGGTCGCCCCGAACAGGATTGGCCAGACCGCGGAAGGTCGCCTCAGCAGCGACAGAATCACCGCGCCGCCCCAAGCGATGAATAGGACATGGACTTCCCATTGTGACCTTCCTGGCAGAGCTGCCGGCAGCAACCGGTTCGCCCAGAATAGCCCTGCGATGCCGAGCGGGAATCCCCCGATAACCGCGACGTTGAGGCGCTCGACCATGCGGAAGCCGAGATGCGGGCGGGCAGGATCGGAAAGCTTCTCGCAACGCTTTACCGTCCATAGCACTAATCCGCTGGCCACCATCAGTGTCCCCGCGACGCCGCAGAGGAAGTATATCCAGCGTAGCAGGAGGTCGGCGAACCGGCCCGCATGTAGTCCGATCATCACGCCGGCGGTCGCCGCTGCCCCGCCGGGCGGTGGCGATCGCCAGACGGGCGTGGCATTGGTTCCGTCATAGGTGATCGACG
The sequence above is a segment of the Sphingomonas insulae genome. Coding sequences within it:
- a CDS encoding DUF3325 domain-containing protein; translated protein: MTWLTLILAVLAFGCLGSATDDHQQRLTGRRLASATKAGWRAGAWVALAVALGSAVAARGWVFGPVLWCGVVMLAAGIVFVALNFIPRRTSATEK
- a CDS encoding transposase, which translates into the protein MAYIEGHARDQALLLPASVEDYVAADSPVRFIDAFVDDLDLGDAGFVRSQPKATGRPGYDPADMLKLYLYGYLNRVRSSRRLEAETTRNLELIWLLRGLRPDYKTIADFRRDNRSAFKAVFRAFVILCRKLDLFGRELLAVDGTRLKAVNSPGRNFSRDKLARYIAAADERLEGYLVELDAIDRGEDGHGPGRGEVLAAKIARVRERRQAQEAMLDQLTASGESQISLTDPDARAMVTGQKITVGYNSQVAVDAKHKLIVEQHITNAATDMGLLALTAGAAKEALGVEQIDAVADMGYYKGEDIEACEANGITPYVARPKRGSAIANGRFPKDLFATTPKRTRTTARVAGRSTSAIAR
- a CDS encoding transposase, with translation MTRGHANIQYSNPAACAACTIKPRCTSSRWRRINRWENEAVLDRMATRLAARPGILNVRRKTVEHPFGSIKQWMNQGAFLMRGLEKVRAEFSLTALAYNLRRAITLIGVPGLIRAMQA